The Skermanella rosea sequence GCGATGATGGGTGGCCAGGGCGTCCAGCCGGGCATGCAGGCCGGTGAAGGGCGTATCGTGCGACGGCAGGACCAGAAGGTCGTCCGGCAGGCTCCTAAGCCGGTCCAGGGTGCGGAGGAAATCGTCCAGCGGATCGGCGTCCGGCTCGGATGCCCAGACGCTGATGTTGGGACTGATCCGCGGCAACACCTGGTCGCCCGCGATGAAAATGCCCCGGTCGGGGCAGTGCAGGCAGACATGTTCCGGCGTATGACCGCCGCCCGTGATCACGTGCCAGTCGGTCCCGCCGATCGGCAGCCGGTCGCCCGCCCTCAGGCGGCGCAGCCGGGCGGGCAGGGGCGTGACGCCCTTGGCATAGGAATTTCCGCGCTCCGCCATGATCGCCAGCGCCGCTTCGTCCAGCCCGGCGCGACGATAGAAGGCAAGGCTGGTGCGGACCATGGCTTCCGGGCTTTCCAGGCTGAGCATCCGGCCGAACAGCCACTCAGTCAGGCTTGCACAGAACTCGGCCTGCCATCGGTCGACCAGCCATCCCGCCAGGCCGACATGGTCCGGGTGGAAGTGGGTCGCGATGATGCGCACCACCGGCTTGGCGTCCAGCGACTCCCGGAAGATCCGCTCCCAATAATCCTTCGTCCTGGTACTGCGGATGCCCGTGTCGACGATCGTCCAGCCGTCCTCGCCCTCCAGAAGCCAGACATTGATGTGGTTCAGCGCGAACGGAAGGGGCATCCGTACCCACAGGACGCCGGGAACGACTTGCCGCGCGGTGCCAGGGTCGGGAAGGTCTTCCATGACCCGGTTCGGGACGCGTCGGGCTTCTTGCATGGGCAGGGCTCGGTTCGTTGGGTTCGGGCGTCCGGCCGGCGCCACCCGTTTCGTTATACAGGCCCGGCGGTCCGGCACGTCAAGGATTATGCGGGACGCGCGAACTTTCAGGCCAACCAACGATCTCCGGCGCCCCGGTGGAAACTGTCACACTGCGCCGTCAGACTGGTCATCCGAAAGCAACCGGTAGAGACATGTCAGGAATGGTAAAGCGGGAAAGCTACATCATAGAGTTGGACGACGATGCGGTCGGTGTCGTCGTGGCCTATGGCAGCCGCGTCACCTTCCATGCGTCCGACGCGCGGATGGCTGGATTGGAAGGCCGCGTCTTCGAGGATGCCGGCGCGGCCGTCAGAGCCGCCCGGTCGGAACTGCGGAAAGCCGCGTGAGCAACGAGTATCGACACCCCGCAGCCCGGTCCGCGGGGCGGGCGATCAAAGGCGGCTTCAGGCGAAGCGGCGCATCCTTTCGAGCTGGCTGACCGCCTCGGTGGGGGTCTGGCCGCCCGCGACGACCGCGAAGAAGCTCGGAAGGTGGCGATCGACCAGGGCGATATGACGCTCCACCAGCAGGCGCAGGCTACTGGGAACGGCATCGGCCGGGATGCGATGCAGGCCCCGGCAATGGACACGTCCGGAAACGTCCGGCCCCTCGAAGCGCCCGTCGTCGGCCAGTGCGTTCAGGCACGCGACCAATTCCCCGACAGCGGCACGCTGGCGCCGGCTGACGGTCAGGGGCAGCGTGGACACGATGTCCAGGACATCGTCCGCCCGATCCAGGCATGGCTCGTCGACGGTCATGACGACCGGCCAGTTGCCGTTGCGGCCCATGGCGTGGAAACGCAGCGCCTGCGGGTCGTCACACCTGCGCGGAGTCCCCGCGTGGCGCTTCCCCAAGCCCTTGCGCAAATGATCGAGAACCCGTTGCATGGCGACGTACCCCCTCCCCTGGAGCAGCACCGGAGGCGTTCCGCCTTGTGAAGACAGAACGCTCCGTGAGCCTTATACCCGGATGGTGCTCCCAATGGGTTCGCACTTGCAACACAGTCGAAGGTGAGGATTGCTTAAGGATATGTGAATTCGAGATCCCTGGCCGGCCTGCCTAGGCTGAAAGTCGGGGTGAGATGCCGTGCTGGATCGCCCAGACGGCTGCCTGGGTGCGGTTCTGAGCACGAATCTTTCGCATCACGTTCTTGAAATGCATCTTCACCGTCGACTCGGTGATATTCAAGTTGCGCGCGATGGCCTTGTTCGACTGGCCGCCCAGCAGGCAGCGAAGGATCTCGATCTCCCTCTTGGAAAGTTCGTTGCCGAGCGAGGGCAGGGCGGCCGAAGGGGGCAGGGCGACTTCTTCCAGCGCGTTGCTGATCAGCAGATCGGCTATGCTGCGCGGGAAAACGGCCTCCCCCAGCATGACGAGATGCAGGGACCGCTGAAGGGCTTCGCAGGACATCGTCTTGTTCAGGCAACCGTCGGCACCGCTCTGCAGCGCGCCGCTGAGAATCTGGGAGGTCAGTTCCGACGCGAGGACGACGATGCGCGCTTGCGCGGCGGTCGTGCGCAGAAGCTTGAGCTGACCCAGTTCCTCGGCGTTGCCGCTCTGCAGGTTGAGCAGGATCAGGTCCGGCCGCCGCCCCTGGCGAACGGCGTTGCTGGCATCGGCGAGCGTCGAGAATTCCGCGGAAATGCGGAATGCGGTCGTTTCCAGCAGAGCTGCCAACGCGGCGCAAAAAAGACGGTCGCTGTCGACAAGCATGACTTCGCAGTTGGTCGTCATCGGGCTCTCCGATCTGGCGGCTCAGTCCGCATTGTTTGAAGTTAGATCAGGTTCTTCGGCTGTTTTCGTCAAAAGGAGTAGTTGAGGTCATCGTTAACAAAAACCTACATGAATTATGTAGTGCAGTGCTATAGGATACTTACAAGTCCAAAGACGCAATCCTAATCCGGTGATCGTAGGGGGCAACTAAAAAGAGACGTTTGATCGAGCCGGATCAGGCTTCGTGAATCCTTGCGAGGGGGAGTATCCATGGACGCCAGCCAGACGGTTGCACTGCAGCAACCCACAGTCCGACCTGAAAAGGTTTCTTTTCGAACCAATTTGCCCAACTGCAGACGTGATCTGGTACAATGACCGGCGATCGATTGAAAGTGCTGATCGTTGACGATCACGCCCTCGTTCTGCATGGCTTCGCTCTTTCGGTCCTCGAACTGTTCCCCGAAGCGGAGGTCTTCGAAGCGAACTCCCTGGACGCGGCCTTGTCGATCGTACGACGTACGGAGGATCTGTCGCTGGTCCTCTTCGACCTCCACCTGGACAGCGACGACGGCTTGTCCAACGTGCGCCGCATGATCGAGGCGCTCGACGGCGTACCGCTGATCGTGATCTCGGCCTCCGACGAAAGCGCCGACGTGATCGACAGCGTACGCGCCGGGGCCAAGGGCTACCTCCTCAAATCGGGATCTTCGGCCCTGCTCGAACACGCGATCCTGCTGGTCCTGTCCGGGGAAACCTATGTTCCGATGCCGCGCACGGTGCTGGTCAGCGCGGCCACGGCCGAGCCGGACCGTCCGACCAACCACATGCTGGACCGGCTGACCGATCGGCAGAGGGACGTCTTCCAGCTCCTGCTGGCCGGCCACTCCAACAAGGAGATCGCACGGTCGCTGGGCGTTCTGGAAGGAACGGTGAAGGTTCATGTCCGCGCCATCATGCAGAAGCTCGGGGTGAAGAACCGGACGCAGGTCGCCGTGGCGGCGGCACGTGCCGGCTGTTTCCCGGAGGAGGTCTGAACGGCGCTCCGGGGCCGGCGCGAGGGCCGGCCCCGGGATGCCGTCACTTCTCCAGCACGTAGGTACCGGGAGCGTCGCACAGAGCCGGGTGGTTGGCGTTGCCGACCGGCGGGGGCGCCACCTTGCTGCCGGAATGGGCGACCAGCCAGCGGTTCCAGTCGGTCCACCAGCTGCCGTCGTTCCGCTCGGCGGCCTCCAGCCACTTCTCGGGGCTTTCCGCCGGCTTCTCCCCTTCAAGCACCCAGTAGCTGCCCTTCTTGCCGGCCGGATGGTTGATGATGCCGGCGATATGGCCGCTGGTCGCCATGACGAACCGCACCTTGCCTCCGGTCAGCTGGGTGATCCGCCAGGCCGAGTTCCAGGGCACGATGTGGTCCTTCTCCGCTCCGACCGCATAGATGTCGAGCTTGATCCGGCCCAGGTCGATCGGCACGCCGCCCAGTTGGATCTTGCCCGGCTTGATCAGGTTGTTCTCGACATAGGTGTTGCGCAGGTACCAGCTGTGGGCGGCGCGCGCCATGCGGGTTCCGTCGCTGTTCCAGTAGAGCAGGTCGAACGCCGGAGGCTTGCCGCCGAGCAGATAGTTGTTGACGACGTTGCTCCAGATCAGGTCGTTCGAGCGGAGCAGGTTGAACATGTTCGCCATCTCTCGGCTGTCGAGATAGCCCCGCTCCATCATCTGCTGCTCGATGAAGTCGATCTGCGGCTCGTCCATGAAGAAGGCCGTGTCGCCGACGCGGCTGAAGTCCTGCATGGACACCATGAAGGTCGCGGTCCCGAACCGCTTGTCGCCCTTGTCGGCCAGATAGGACAGCGTCATCGCCAGCAGGGTGCCGCCGATGCAGTAGCCCACAGGATTGACGGTCTTGCTCCCGGTGATGTCGCGGACCACGTCGGCCGCGGCGAGCGGGCCCAGGTTCATGTAGTCCTCGAAGGTGATGTCCTCCATCGAGGCATCCGGGTTCTTCCAGCTGACCATGAACACGGTAAAGCCCTGGTCGACCAGGTACTTCACCATGCTGTTCTTGGGCTGCATGTCGAGGATGTAGAACTTGTTGATCCACGGCGGCATGAACAGGATGGGGACTTCCTGGACCTGCTCCGTGGTCGGG is a genomic window containing:
- a CDS encoding MBL fold metallo-hydrolase, giving the protein MQEARRVPNRVMEDLPDPGTARQVVPGVLWVRMPLPFALNHINVWLLEGEDGWTIVDTGIRSTRTKDYWERIFRESLDAKPVVRIIATHFHPDHVGLAGWLVDRWQAEFCASLTEWLFGRMLSLESPEAMVRTSLAFYRRAGLDEAALAIMAERGNSYAKGVTPLPARLRRLRAGDRLPIGGTDWHVITGGGHTPEHVCLHCPDRGIFIAGDQVLPRISPNISVWASEPDADPLDDFLRTLDRLRSLPDDLLVLPSHDTPFTGLHARLDALATHHRERLEEVVKACAEPSTVAQVTRVMFNRPLDPHQLVFAVGEALAHLNHLAARGRLIRRTDGNGVLRFSRP
- a CDS encoding LuxR C-terminal-related transcriptional regulator, giving the protein MTTNCEVMLVDSDRLFCAALAALLETTAFRISAEFSTLADASNAVRQGRRPDLILLNLQSGNAEELGQLKLLRTTAAQARIVVLASELTSQILSGALQSGADGCLNKTMSCEALQRSLHLVMLGEAVFPRSIADLLISNALEEVALPPSAALPSLGNELSKREIEILRCLLGGQSNKAIARNLNITESTVKMHFKNVMRKIRAQNRTQAAVWAIQHGISPRLSA
- a CDS encoding PHA/PHB synthase family protein; this encodes MATMKSDETRRKRPPAAKRAVEASESPGRPAPEQTSQGQAPQGSGRQDDAGQPAGMGIPTPEAALGLWMSWMSQNVGGMGNMMGAPATGGDGAQPWWAMNADALSGTLLASGVEQFQRFVASDPMLASIDKVWNANPLREVIPVDWAEAVRALRIVWLRSLRDPAKTLTRSAELNMQIWTSAVEAWNAAGARWWGVASGAPAGGDKRFDAPEWHSNPVYRTLKEMYLLASDFLLRQGLEDNDMDPQERERITFHLRQFVDAMSPSLLLLSNPVALRRAMETGGASLADGARNLLHDLREGRLSMVDATAFEPGRNLAVTKGKVVYRNRLIELIQYSPTTEQVQEVPILFMPPWINKFYILDMQPKNSMVKYLVDQGFTVFMVSWKNPDASMEDITFEDYMNLGPLAAADVVRDITGSKTVNPVGYCIGGTLLAMTLSYLADKGDKRFGTATFMVSMQDFSRVGDTAFFMDEPQIDFIEQQMMERGYLDSREMANMFNLLRSNDLIWSNVVNNYLLGGKPPAFDLLYWNSDGTRMARAAHSWYLRNTYVENNLIKPGKIQLGGVPIDLGRIKLDIYAVGAEKDHIVPWNSAWRITQLTGGKVRFVMATSGHIAGIINHPAGKKGSYWVLEGEKPAESPEKWLEAAERNDGSWWTDWNRWLVAHSGSKVAPPPVGNANHPALCDAPGTYVLEK
- a CDS encoding LuxR C-terminal-related transcriptional regulator yields the protein MTGDRLKVLIVDDHALVLHGFALSVLELFPEAEVFEANSLDAALSIVRRTEDLSLVLFDLHLDSDDGLSNVRRMIEALDGVPLIVISASDESADVIDSVRAGAKGYLLKSGSSALLEHAILLVLSGETYVPMPRTVLVSAATAEPDRPTNHMLDRLTDRQRDVFQLLLAGHSNKEIARSLGVLEGTVKVHVRAIMQKLGVKNRTQVAVAAARAGCFPEEV
- a CDS encoding type III secretion system chaperone family protein, whose translation is MQRVLDHLRKGLGKRHAGTPRRCDDPQALRFHAMGRNGNWPVVMTVDEPCLDRADDVLDIVSTLPLTVSRRQRAAVGELVACLNALADDGRFEGPDVSGRVHCRGLHRIPADAVPSSLRLLVERHIALVDRHLPSFFAVVAGGQTPTEAVSQLERMRRFA